A genomic stretch from Methanofastidiosum sp. includes:
- a CDS encoding isocitrate/isopropylmalate dehydrogenase family protein: MKKIAIMPGDGIGPEIIEEGKKVIDAACKITGLDIDWEYYQNGSEHYLKTGELITEETLKELKKKDAIYFGAIGDPRVAPGILEKGILLKMRFYFDQYVNLRPIVSYPNVPCPLKDKTYKDINFHVIRENTEDFYIGIGGRFKGTMNKEQLEVIRDLYEVKFNMGIDIDRPEEIAYQIGMISREGSKRVIRYAFELAKMKGKKRVTSVDKANVLTNIYSLWRDVFEEVSKEYPGYETEFAFVDAITMWFVKQPQWYQVVVAPNMFGDIITDLGAMIQGGLGLAAGGNINPDGVSMFEPIHGSAPKYKGKNVSNPLATILSGVMMLETIGEPKTASIIEKAVVKVLEEGKVRTQDLGGTSKTTEVGDEIVKKMKE, from the coding sequence ATGAAAAAAATAGCCATAATGCCCGGTGACGGCATAGGACCTGAGATAATCGAAGAAGGAAAGAAAGTAATAGATGCAGCTTGTAAGATTACAGGACTAGACATTGATTGGGAATATTATCAAAACGGTTCTGAACATTACCTAAAAACTGGAGAATTAATAACAGAAGAAACACTTAAGGAACTTAAGAAAAAGGATGCAATATACTTTGGTGCTATTGGAGATCCAAGAGTTGCCCCCGGTATACTTGAAAAAGGTATCCTCCTAAAAATGAGATTTTATTTTGATCAATATGTAAATTTAAGGCCAATTGTATCCTATCCTAACGTTCCCTGCCCACTTAAAGACAAGACCTACAAAGATATTAACTTCCACGTAATAAGAGAAAACACAGAAGATTTCTACATTGGAATAGGTGGAAGATTTAAGGGAACAATGAACAAAGAACAACTCGAAGTAATTAGAGACTTATATGAAGTCAAGTTCAATATGGGAATTGATATTGATAGGCCTGAAGAGATAGCATACCAGATAGGTATGATTTCAAGAGAAGGGTCAAAAAGAGTCATAAGATATGCCTTTGAACTTGCTAAGATGAAAGGTAAAAAGAGAGTTACTTCTGTTGATAAGGCCAATGTATTAACAAATATTTACAGTCTCTGGAGAGACGTGTTTGAAGAAGTTTCAAAGGAATATCCCGGATACGAAACTGAATTTGCATTCGTTGATGCAATTACAATGTGGTTTGTAAAGCAGCCACAATGGTATCAAGTTGTTGTTGCACCAAATATGTTTGGAGATATTATCACTGATCTTGGTGCTATGATTCAAGGTGGACTTGGTCTTGCAGCAGGTGGAAATATCAATCCTGATGGAGTTTCAATGTTTGAACCTATACACGGATCTGCACCAAAATACAAAGGTAAAAATGTTTCAAATCCTCTTGCCACAATTTTAAGCGGAGTAATGATGCTTGAGACGATTGGAGAGCCAAAAACTGCTTCAATAATTGAAAAGGCAGTTGTCAAAGTATTAGAAGAAGGAAAGGTAAGAACACAGGACCTTGGAGGAACTTCAAAGACAACTGAGGTCGGGGACGAAATAGTGAAGAAGATGAAAGAATAA
- a CDS encoding 3-isopropylmalate dehydratase large subunit, whose protein sequence is LWLKVPDSIKITVNGKLDNYVYGKDIILHVIGDIGVEGALYQAMEYYGNTIENLTLSDRISISNMAIEAGGKAGIIPPDDKVFEYLQNRVRGNYNPVYSDKDAYYIEELKYDAEDIPPTVAKPFLPSNTAPASEVDVKIDQAYLGSCTNGRIEDLRIAAEILKGRKINPEVRMLVVPATKEVFNQALKEGLIDIFEKADCFVCGPTCGACLGGYMGILAEGEKCVATTNRNFIGRMGHKNSEVYLANPAVVAASALEGRIVDPREVL, encoded by the coding sequence CTTTGGTTAAAAGTACCTGATAGTATTAAAATAACAGTTAATGGAAAACTTGACAATTATGTATATGGCAAAGATATAATCCTTCATGTAATTGGGGATATTGGAGTAGAGGGTGCTTTATATCAAGCAATGGAATATTATGGAAACACCATTGAAAATTTAACACTCTCCGACAGGATATCCATTTCAAATATGGCAATTGAGGCTGGTGGAAAGGCTGGAATTATTCCTCCAGACGATAAAGTCTTTGAGTATCTTCAGAATAGAGTAAGGGGAAATTATAATCCAGTATATTCCGATAAAGATGCATACTATATTGAAGAATTGAAGTATGATGCAGAAGACATACCCCCTACAGTTGCAAAACCATTTTTACCAAGTAACACGGCACCAGCTTCTGAAGTTGATGTAAAGATAGACCAAGCATATCTTGGTTCATGTACCAATGGTAGAATTGAAGATCTGAGGATAGCTGCAGAAATACTAAAAGGAAGGAAAATAAATCCCGAAGTTAGAATGCTCGTTGTTCCCGCAACTAAGGAAGTATTCAATCAGGCTTTAAAAGAAGGATTAATCGATATTTTCGAGAAAGCTGACTGTTTTGTCTGTGGCCCAACATGTGGAGCGTGTCTTGGAGGGTATATGGGCATACTTGCTGAGGGTGAAAAATGCGTTGCTACTACAAACAGAAACTTCATAGGGAGAATGGGACATAAAAATTCGGAAGTATATTTAGCAAATCCAGCGGTTGTTGCAGCTTCTGCACTAGAAGGAAGAATAGTTGACCCTAGAGAGGTGCTTTAA
- a CDS encoding 3-isopropylmalate dehydratase small subunit, with the protein MKEVLEGRAIKFGDNVDTDQIIPAEFLVTGDPKELAKNAFVKVRPEFNSIVRDGDIIVAGRNFGCGSSREHAPRALMGAGISCVIAKSFARIFFRNSINLGLTLIECDVKANEGDELVVDLKKGTIKNKRSSEIFEFKPLPPFLLKIVEKGGLMEYVKEVLNEKNSHNAR; encoded by the coding sequence ATGAAGGAAGTTCTTGAAGGAAGAGCCATTAAGTTTGGAGACAATGTAGACACAGATCAAATTATTCCGGCAGAATTTTTAGTAACTGGAGACCCAAAAGAACTGGCAAAAAACGCCTTCGTAAAAGTAAGGCCAGAATTCAATAGCATTGTTAGAGACGGAGACATTATAGTAGCAGGAAGAAACTTTGGCTGTGGCTCCTCAAGGGAACATGCACCTAGAGCACTCATGGGAGCAGGGATATCTTGTGTCATAGCGAAAAGCTTTGCAAGAATCTTTTTTAGAAATTCTATTAATCTGGGATTAACATTGATTGAATGTGATGTTAAAGCCAATGAAGGAGATGAACTAGTAGTCGATCTGAAAAAAGGAACTATAAAAAACAAAAGATCCAGTGAGATCTTTGAATTTAAACCGCTACCTCCATTTTTACTGAAGATAGTAGAGAAAGGTGGCTTGATGGAATACGTAAAGGAGGTTCTAAATGAAAAAAATAGCCATAATGCCCGGTGA
- a CDS encoding citramalate synthase, translating to MIKLFDTTLRDGTQGEGIAFSANDKLKVCEKLDELGIHYIEGGWPGSNPKDVEFFKNAKALSLTTSKISAFGSTRRAKLKAEDDPNLKAILDVDTEVASIFGKSWDFHVIEALKVPLEKNLEMIYDSIVFLKEHGIEVIYDAEHFFDGYKRNKDYALATIKEADKAGADCISLCDTNGGSLPFEIGNIISQIKSEIKSNIGIHAHNDSECAVANSLEAVKNGAVHVQGTINGYGERCGNANLCSIIPGLKIKMKLNCVTDEQLAKLKNVSAYIAELGNISPEMHQPYVGSSAFAHKGGIHVSAIQRHPDTYEHIRPELVGNRTRVIVSELSGRSNIVFKAKEYGVDLESDSKLDLILEKIKKLENEGYQFEGAEASFELLMKKALGTYKKFFELEGFRVVIDKRGDMDSRSEATIKLRVGEKEFHTAAEGNGPVNALDKALRKALIGAYPEIKNFNLTDYKVRVLEGEEGTGSVVRVLIRTHGYNKTWDTVGVSENIITASWYALVDSVEYGLSKFVDVIK from the coding sequence ATGATAAAGCTTTTTGATACAACCTTAAGAGACGGAACACAGGGAGAAGGTATTGCCTTCTCCGCTAATGACAAGTTAAAGGTATGTGAAAAGCTTGACGAACTAGGAATACACTATATCGAAGGTGGATGGCCAGGCTCAAATCCCAAGGATGTTGAGTTTTTTAAGAATGCTAAAGCTCTTTCATTGACCACTTCAAAGATATCGGCTTTTGGAAGTACCAGAAGAGCAAAACTTAAGGCTGAAGATGACCCTAATTTAAAGGCTATTTTAGATGTTGATACAGAAGTTGCATCAATCTTTGGAAAAAGCTGGGACTTTCATGTGATTGAGGCATTAAAAGTTCCTCTTGAAAAAAATCTGGAGATGATCTATGATTCTATAGTCTTTCTGAAAGAACATGGTATCGAAGTGATTTATGATGCAGAACACTTCTTTGACGGATATAAGAGAAACAAAGACTATGCTCTAGCAACAATTAAAGAAGCGGATAAAGCTGGTGCAGACTGTATATCTTTATGCGACACAAACGGAGGGAGCCTGCCATTTGAAATAGGAAATATTATTTCCCAAATTAAATCCGAAATAAAGAGTAATATTGGTATTCACGCTCATAATGACTCAGAGTGTGCTGTTGCAAATTCTCTTGAGGCAGTTAAAAATGGGGCCGTTCATGTTCAGGGAACTATTAATGGATATGGTGAAAGATGTGGTAATGCAAACTTGTGCTCAATAATCCCTGGCCTTAAAATTAAGATGAAGCTCAATTGCGTTACAGATGAACAGTTGGCTAAACTGAAAAACGTTTCTGCATACATAGCAGAATTAGGAAATATCTCCCCTGAAATGCATCAGCCATATGTTGGTTCTAGTGCATTTGCCCATAAAGGGGGAATTCATGTAAGTGCTATTCAAAGACACCCAGACACCTACGAGCATATTAGGCCAGAGCTTGTTGGAAATAGAACAAGAGTCATAGTTTCAGAGCTATCCGGAAGAAGCAACATTGTTTTTAAGGCCAAAGAGTATGGGGTTGATTTAGAGTCTGACTCAAAACTTGATTTAATACTTGAAAAAATAAAGAAACTTGAAAACGAAGGATACCAGTTTGAGGGTGCAGAGGCGTCTTTTGAGCTTCTTATGAAGAAAGCATTGGGAACTTATAAAAAATTCTTTGAACTTGAAGGATTTAGAGTAGTTATTGACAAAAGAGGAGATATGGATTCTCGTTCTGAAGCTACAATTAAACTCAGAGTGGGTGAAAAAGAGTTCCATACAGCTGCTGAGGGTAACGGACCTGTAAATGCACTGGACAAGGCCTTAAGAAAAGCCCTTATTGGTGCATACCCAGAAATTAAGAACTTCAATCTTACTGACTATAAGGTAAGGGTACTTGAAGGAGAAGAAGGAACTGGATCAGTTGTTAGAGTTTTGATAAGAACCCACGGATATAATAAGACTTGGGATACTGTTGGAGTTTCAGAGAACATAATAACTGCAAGTTGGTACGCCCTTGTAGATAGTGTTGAATATGGATTGTCAAAATTTGTGGATGTGATTAAGTGA